One region of Spiroplasma endosymbiont of Asaphidion curtum genomic DNA includes:
- a CDS encoding IS30 family transposase: MGYKHLGIYERIYIENQLKFKVKISEIAKNLNRSISTIIREVNRNKDSNHYFSLIAQNKAENRKQSHVYFHKFKNRELVKYVQQKLLLGWSPEQIYGRIKNFHKEWIISFKTIYNWIYSGLLEKVTNKNLRRKGKKRKSQENRGKFNGKSIKERNINVNNRITVGHWEGDTVVSSRGKSKSCLITLVERTSRFTLAMLVENRTTKVVNENISHYLSILPNNLVKTITFDRGKEFSNWQQLEKNLNVKIYFANAYSPWQRGTNENTNGLIREKFPKKFNFSNTTKNAVHKFILSLNQRPRKILNYLSPIEYLVRKII; this comes from the coding sequence ATGGGTTACAAACATCTTGGCATATATGAAAGAATTTATATTGAAAATCAATTGAAGTTTAAAGTAAAAATTAGTGAAATAGCTAAAAATCTTAATCGAAGTATTAGTACTATTATTCGAGAAGTCAATAGAAATAAAGATAGTAATCATTATTTTTCATTAATTGCACAAAATAAAGCAGAAAACAGAAAACAATCACATGTTTATTTTCATAAGTTTAAAAATAGAGAATTAGTAAAATATGTACAACAAAAATTACTATTAGGTTGATCGCCTGAACAAATTTATGGCAGAATTAAAAATTTTCATAAAGAATGAATTATTAGTTTTAAAACAATTTACAATTGAATTTATTCTGGATTACTTGAAAAAGTTACTAATAAAAATTTAAGAAGAAAAGGTAAGAAACGAAAATCTCAAGAAAATCGCGGTAAATTTAATGGTAAATCAATTAAAGAACGAAATATTAATGTTAATAATCGTATAACTGTTGGTCATTGAGAAGGTGATACTGTAGTATCATCACGAGGTAAAAGTAAATCATGTTTAATAACTTTAGTTGAAAGAACATCAAGATTTACTTTAGCAATGTTAGTTGAAAATAGAACTACTAAAGTTGTTAACGAAAACATTAGCCATTATTTATCAATTCTTCCAAATAATCTTGTTAAGACTATAACATTTGATAGGGGTAAAGAATTTTCTAATTGACAACAACTTGAAAAAAATTTAAATGTGAAAATTTATTTTGCTAATGCGTATTCGCCTTGACAAAGAGGTACTAATGAAAATACTAATGGTTTAATTAGAGAAAAATTTCCTAAAAAATTTAATTTTTCAAATACTACTAAAAATGCAGTTCATAAATTTATATTGTCTTTAAACCAAAGACCAAGAAAAATACTAAATTATCTTTCACCAATCGAATATTTGGTTAGAAAAATAATTTAG
- a CDS encoding IS5 family transposase (programmed frameshift), translating to MKFDKFNFINDKELLRLTGIKQSTFNKMLNILKEAELKKFKRGGKNNKLSLENRLLMTLSYWREYRTYFHLGKSFDISEASCYRNIKWIEDILIKHPDFQQLAGKKALINDYFNDKTIIIDATETPIQRPKKGQKQSYSGKKKKHTIKTQVIIEKESKIIIATNFSLGKKHDFCLFKESKIPILKNTKLIVDNGYQGIQKIHSNVLIPKKKTKKNPLNKEQKHNNKLISKMRIIIENIFAILKKFKIITEKYRNRRKRFSLRFNLIASIYNLQL from the exons ATGAAATTTGATAAATTTAATTTTATTAATGATAAAGAATTATTACGATTAACTGGAATAAAGCAAAGTACTTTTAATAAAATGTTAAATATTTTAAAAGAAGCTGAGTTAAAAAAGTTTAAAAGAGGTGGTAAAAATAATAAATTATCATTAGAAAATAGATTATTGATGACTTTATCATATTGACGAGAATATCGTACTTATTTTCATCTTGGTAAAAGTTTTGATATTAGTGAAGCTAGTTGTTATCGAAATATCAAGTGAATTGAAGATATTTTAATCAAACATCCTGATTTTCAACAACTTGCTGGTAAAAAAGCATTAATAAATGATTATTTTAATGATAAAACAATTATTATTGATGCTACAGAAACACCCATTCAACGCCCAAAAAAAG GACAAAAACAATCTTATTCAGGAAAAAAGAAAAAACACACTATTAAAACACAAGTAATTATTGAAAAAGAAAGCAAAATAATTATTGCAACAAATTTTTCTCTCGGTAAAAAGCATGATTTTTGTTTATTTAAAGAATCAAAAATCCCAATTTTAAAAAATACTAAATTAATAGTTGATAATGGTTATCAAGGAATACAAAAAATTCATAGTAATGTTCTAATACCTAAGAAAAAAACAAAGAAAAACCCTTTAAATAAAGAACAAAAACATAATAATAAATTAATTTCAAAAATGAGAATTATTATTGAAAATATTTTTGCTATTCTTAAAAAATTTAAAATTATTACTGAAAAATATCGTAATCGTAGAAAACGATTTAGTTTAAGATTTAATTTAATTGCTTCAATTTATAATTTGCAATTATAG
- a CDS encoding helix-turn-helix domain-containing protein — protein MGYKHLGIYERIYIENQLKFKVKISEIAKNLNRSISTIIREVNRNKDSNHYFSLIAQNKAENRKQSHVYFHKFKNRELVKYVQQKLLLGWSPEQIYGRIKNFHKEWIISLLNYTCKCK, from the coding sequence ATGGGTTACAAACATCTTGGCATATATGAAAGAATTTATATTGAGAATCAATTGAAGTTTAAAGTAAAAATTAGTGAAATAGCTAAAAATCTTAATCGAAGTATTAGTACTATTATTCGAGAAGTCAATAGAAATAAAGATAGTAATCATTATTTTTCATTAATTGCACAAAATAAAGCAGAAAACAGAAAACAATCACATGTTTATTTTCATAAGTTTAAAAATAGAGAATTAGTAAAATATGTACAACAAAAATTACTATTAGGTTGATCGCCTGAACAAATTTATGGCAGAATTAAAAATTTTCATAAAGAATGAATTATTAGTTTGCTGAATTATACTTGTAAGTGCAAGTAA
- a CDS encoding IS30 family transposase: MGYKHLGIYERIYIENQLKFKVKISEIAKNLNRSISTIIREVNRNKDSNHYFSLIAQNKAENRKQSHVYFHKFKNRELVKYVQQKLLLGWSPEQIYGRIKNFHKEWIISFKTIYNWIYSGLLEKVTNKNLRRKGKKRKSQENRGKFNGKSIKERNINVNNRITVGHWEGDTVVSSRGKSKSCLITLVERTSRFTLAMLVENRTTKVVNENISHYLSILPNNLVKTITFDRGKEFSNWQQLEKNLNVKIYFANAYSPWQRGTNENTNGLIREKFPKKFNFSNTTKNAVHKFILSLNQRPRKILNYLSPIEYLVRKII; this comes from the coding sequence ATGGGTTACAAACATCTTGGCATATATGAAAGAATTTATATTGAGAATCAATTGAAGTTTAAAGTAAAAATTAGTGAAATAGCTAAAAATCTTAATCGAAGTATTAGTACTATTATTCGAGAAGTCAATAGAAATAAAGATAGTAATCATTATTTTTCATTAATTGCACAAAATAAAGCAGAAAACAGAAAACAATCACATGTTTATTTTCATAAGTTTAAAAATAGAGAATTAGTAAAATATGTACAACAAAAATTACTATTAGGTTGATCGCCTGAACAAATTTATGGCAGAATTAAAAATTTTCATAAAGAATGAATTATTAGTTTTAAAACAATTTACAATTGAATTTATTCTGGATTACTTGAAAAAGTTACTAATAAAAATTTAAGAAGAAAAGGTAAGAAACGAAAATCTCAAGAAAATCGCGGTAAATTTAATGGTAAATCAATTAAAGAACGAAATATTAATGTTAATAATCGTATAACTGTTGGTCATTGAGAAGGTGATACTGTAGTATCATCACGAGGTAAAAGTAAATCATGTTTAATAACTTTAGTTGAAAGAACATCAAGATTTACTTTAGCAATGTTAGTTGAAAATAGAACTACTAAAGTTGTTAACGAAAACATTAGCCATTATTTATCAATTCTTCCAAATAATCTTGTTAAGACTATAACATTTGATAGGGGTAAAGAATTTTCTAATTGACAACAACTTGAAAAAAATTTAAATGTGAAAATTTATTTTGCTAATGCGTATTCGCCTTGACAAAGAGGTACTAATGAAAATACTAATGGTTTAATTAGAGAAAAATTTCCTAAAAAATTTAATTTTTCAAATACTACTAAAAATGCAGTTCATAAATTTATATTGTCTTTAAACCAAAGACCAAGAAAAATACTAAATTATCTTTCACCAATCGAATATTTGGTTAGAAAAATAATTTAG
- a CDS encoding transposase family protein gives MRFFAILFTCTYKYNSAIIDLFNNKIISVDFCYGSIHDYKLFLKSNTLINPKLELIADSGYQGLQNVHKNTLLPIKKSKNNPLNPDKKEYNSFLSKVRIAIEHVFARLKRFKILVYRYRNKIRRFGLRFNLISEIYNFELS, from the coding sequence ATGAGATTTTTTGCAATTTTATTTACTTGCACTTACAAGTATAATTCAGCAATTATTGATTTATTTAACAATAAAATTATTTCAGTAGATTTTTGTTATGGCAGTATTCATGATTATAAGTTATTTTTAAAATCAAATACACTTATAAATCCAAAATTAGAATTAATTGCTGATTCAGGATATCAAGGTTTGCAAAATGTTCATAAAAATACATTATTGCCAATTAAAAAGAGTAAAAATAATCCTTTAAATCCAGATAAAAAGGAATATAATAGCTTTTTAAGTAAAGTTAGAATTGCCATTGAACATGTTTTTGCTAGATTAAAAAGATTTAAAATACTAGTTTATCGTTATCGCAATAAGATTAGAAGATTCGGATTACGATTTAACTTAATTTCAGAAATATATAATTTTGAATTAAGCTAG
- a CDS encoding transposase family protein — MIKQLLLMLQKHPFNAQKRQKQSYSGKKKKHTIKTQVIIEKESKIIIATNFSLGKKHDFCLFKESKIPILKNTKLIVDNGYQGIQKIHSNVLIPKKKTKKNPLNKEQKHNNKLISKMRIIIENIFAILKKFKIITEKYRNRRKRFSLRFNLIASIYNLQL; from the coding sequence ATGATAAAGCAATTATTATTGATGCTACAGAAACACCCATTCAACGCCCAAAAAAGACAAAAACAATCTTATTCAGGAAAAAAGAAAAAACACACTATTAAAACACAAGTAATTATTGAAAAAGAAAGCAAAATAATTATTGCAACAAATTTTTCTCTCGGTAAAAAGCATGATTTTTGTTTATTTAAAGAATCAAAAATCCCAATTTTAAAAAATACTAAATTAATAGTTGATAATGGTTATCAAGGAATACAAAAAATTCATAGTAATGTTCTAATACCTAAGAAAAAAACAAAGAAAAACCCTTTAAATAAAGAACAAAAACATAATAATAAATTAATTTCAAAAATGAGAATTATTATTGAAAATATTTTTGCTATTCTTAAAAAATTTAAAATTATTACTGAAAAATATCGTAATCGTAGAAAACGATTTAGTTTAAGATTTAATTTAATTGCTTCAATTTATAATTTGCAATTATAG
- a CDS encoding transposase family protein, translating into MTLSYWREYRTYFHLGKSFDISEASCYRNIKWIEDILIKHPDFQQLAGKKALINDYFNDKAIIIDATETPIQRPKKTKTILFRKKEKTHY; encoded by the coding sequence ATGACTTTATCATATTGACGAGAATATCGTACTTATTTTCATCTTGGTAAAAGTTTTGATATTAGTGAAGCTAGTTGTTATCGAAATATCAAGTGAATTGAAGATATTTTAATCAAACATCCTGATTTTCAACAACTTGCTGGTAAAAAAGCATTAATAAATGATTATTTTAATGATAAAGCAATTATTATTGATGCTACAGAAACACCCATTCAACGCCCAAAAAAGACAAAAACAATCTTATTCAGGAAAAAAGAAAAAACACACTATTAA
- a CDS encoding helix-turn-helix domain-containing protein — protein sequence MGYKHLGIYERIYIENQLKFKVKISEIAKNLNRSISTIIREVNRNKDSNVETIYNMTRFWFLQTCC from the coding sequence ATGGGTTACAAACATCTTGGCATATATGAAAGAATTTATATTGAGAATCAATTGAAGTTTAAAGTAAAAATTAGTGAAATAGCTAAAAATCTTAATCGAAGTATTAGTACTATTATTCGAGAAGTCAATAGAAATAAAGATAGTAATGTAGAAACCATATACAATATGACAAGATTTTGGTTTTTACAAACTTGCTGTTAA